The bacterium genome has a window encoding:
- a CDS encoding argininosuccinate synthase yields MIKKIVVAYSGGLDTSVIVHWLKNKYKCEIIAFSADIGQGEDLGPLKKKAIQTGASRIYIEDLKKEFAEDYILPAVYANAVYEGNYFMATALSRPLIAKHLVNIALKEKADAVAHGCTGKGNDQVRLELAVMNLAPRLKILAPLRDWEMKSREEEMEYAKKHKIPVKATKKSPYSIDKNIWGVSIECGLLEDPWKAPPENAYQMTKSPREASSKPLEIEIDFDSGMPVKINNKKYRLADLIEKLNLTGGEHGIGRTDMVENRLVGIKSREIYEAPGAMIINISHRALESLTLDRELLHFKDQLVTKYSELIYFGQWFTPLREALGEFMKKTQKYVTGTVRLRLYKGNCEVIGRKSLYSLYKKDLATYEQGDLFDHRASEGFVKLFGLPGKITGMRDKNNG; encoded by the coding sequence ATGATAAAGAAGATCGTTGTCGCGTACTCCGGGGGCCTGGACACCTCGGTTATTGTTCATTGGTTAAAAAACAAATATAAATGTGAGATAATCGCTTTTTCTGCCGATATCGGACAGGGAGAGGACCTTGGACCGTTAAAGAAAAAGGCGATACAGACGGGCGCGAGCAGGATATATATAGAAGACCTGAAAAAAGAATTTGCGGAGGATTACATTTTGCCCGCGGTGTATGCCAATGCGGTATATGAAGGCAATTATTTTATGGCTACGGCCCTGAGCCGGCCGTTGATCGCAAAACACCTGGTTAATATCGCGTTAAAAGAAAAGGCGGATGCTGTTGCTCACGGCTGTACAGGGAAAGGGAATGACCAGGTCCGTTTGGAACTGGCTGTGATGAATCTTGCGCCCCGGTTAAAAATCCTCGCCCCGCTCCGGGATTGGGAAATGAAGTCACGCGAGGAAGAGATGGAATATGCCAAAAAACATAAAATTCCAGTAAAAGCGACAAAAAAATCCCCGTACAGTATTGACAAAAATATCTGGGGAGTAAGTATTGAATGCGGCCTCCTGGAAGACCCGTGGAAGGCCCCGCCTGAGAACGCCTATCAGATGACGAAATCCCCCCGGGAAGCTTCCAGTAAACCGTTGGAAATCGAGATAGATTTTGATTCCGGAATGCCCGTAAAAATAAACAATAAAAAATACCGGTTAGCTGATTTGATTGAAAAATTAAACTTAACGGGCGGGGAACACGGGATTGGCCGGACGGATATGGTTGAAAACCGTCTTGTTGGAATTAAATCACGGGAGATTTATGAGGCACCCGGCGCCATGATTATAAATATAAGCCACAGGGCGCTTGAAAGTTTGACCCTGGACAGGGAATTGCTTCATTTTAAAGACCAGCTGGTAACAAAATACAGCGAACTCATTTATTTTGGACAGTGGTTTACTCCGCTGCGTGAGGCGCTTGGTGAATTTATGAAGAAGACACAGAAATATGTCACAGGGACCGTCCGGTTAAGATTATATAAGGGAAATTGTGAAGTTATTGGACGCAAGTCTTTGTATTCATTGTATAAAAAAGATTTAGCAACTTATGAACAGGGTGACCTTTTTGACCACAGGGCTTCTGAAGGGTTTGTTAAGCTCTTCGGGCTTCCCGGTAAGATTACAGGGATGAGGGACAAAAATAATGGCTGA
- the hslU gene encoding ATP-dependent protease ATPase subunit HslU, protein MESLTPKEIVAELDKYIIGQTKAKMSVAVALRNRWRRQNLPPDLKDEVTPKNIIMVGPTGVGKTEIARRLARLVKAPFLKIEASKFTEVGYVGRDVESMVRDLADISVKMVRDEKTEEVRKHAEEMVEERLLDIILPMEKTKDEPNFPKEGLTVTEKEERNARTREKLRNILKTGELEEREIEIDAKDSLMPMIEIFSSSGIEEVGMQIHSALGNLFPKKSKKRRMNVANARKFLFQEEVHKLIDMDEVILEALKRVEDTGIIFLDEIDKIAGREAGRGPDVSREGVQRDLLPIIEGSTVATKYGMVKTDHILFIAAGAFNVSKPSDLIPELQGRFPLRVKLNSLSKEDFLRILTEPKNALIKQYIELLKTENIEVSFKKDSIEKIASVAMELNEKTEDIGARRLYALMEKLLETISFEAPDMKMNKIIIDKNYVKKMLDPDEIVRNEELKRKWKVGFEEKRQEENL, encoded by the coding sequence ATGGAATCTTTAACACCAAAAGAAATTGTGGCGGAATTAGATAAATATATAATCGGGCAGACCAAGGCCAAAATGTCAGTGGCTGTTGCCTTGAGAAACCGCTGGAGGAGGCAAAACCTCCCGCCTGATTTAAAAGATGAGGTTACGCCGAAAAACATTATTATGGTAGGGCCCACAGGCGTGGGGAAGACAGAGATAGCGAGAAGGCTTGCCAGATTGGTTAAGGCGCCTTTTTTAAAAATCGAAGCTTCCAAATTCACCGAAGTGGGGTATGTGGGCAGGGATGTGGAATCAATGGTCAGGGACCTTGCCGATATATCGGTTAAAATGGTCCGTGATGAGAAGACGGAGGAAGTCCGGAAACACGCCGAAGAAATGGTTGAAGAAAGGCTGCTTGATATTATTTTGCCGATGGAAAAAACAAAAGATGAACCGAATTTTCCCAAAGAGGGCCTGACAGTCACTGAAAAAGAAGAGAGGAACGCGCGGACAAGGGAAAAGCTGAGGAATATTTTAAAAACAGGTGAATTGGAAGAAAGGGAAATTGAAATCGACGCGAAGGATTCCCTTATGCCGATGATAGAAATTTTCTCATCATCGGGTATTGAAGAAGTCGGTATGCAGATTCACAGCGCCCTGGGTAACCTTTTCCCGAAAAAATCCAAAAAACGCCGGATGAATGTGGCGAACGCAAGAAAATTTTTATTTCAGGAGGAGGTCCATAAACTTATAGATATGGATGAAGTTATTTTAGAAGCGCTGAAACGTGTTGAAGATACAGGGATTATTTTTCTCGACGAGATAGATAAAATCGCGGGCCGTGAGGCGGGCAGGGGCCCGGATGTTTCAAGGGAAGGCGTCCAGCGTGATTTACTGCCGATAATTGAGGGTTCGACGGTCGCGACAAAATACGGTATGGTAAAAACAGACCATATACTTTTTATTGCCGCCGGGGCATTTAATGTGAGTAAACCGTCGGACCTTATACCGGAACTCCAGGGGAGGTTTCCGCTCAGGGTTAAATTGAATTCGCTTTCAAAAGAAGATTTTCTTCGTATTTTGACAGAACCCAAGAACGCCCTGATAAAACAGTATATCGAATTGCTGAAGACAGAAAATATTGAAGTGAGTTTTAAAAAAGACAGCATAGAAAAGATTGCGTCCGTGGCAATGGAGCTGAATGAGAAAACCGAAGATATCGGCGCAAGAAGATTATACGCTCTCATGGAAAAATTGCTGGAAACAATATCCTTTGAGGCGCCGGATATGAAGATGAATAAAATAATCATTGACAAAAATTATGTGAAAAAAATGCTCGATCCGGATGAGATAGTAAGAAATGAAGAATTGAAGCGAAAATGGAAAGTCGGGTTTGAAGAGAAAAGGCAAGAGGAGAATTTATGA
- the rsfS gene encoding ribosome silencing factor yields MARPKKDSTEYYVSKIKKIIEGKKGYDVVTLDMKGFSFTDYFVIASGETERQLNAIADEIIIKLDEDGKTHHHREGKPDSKWILLDFGDIVIHLFEEKVRKYFNLERLWYEAVKE; encoded by the coding sequence TTGGCGCGCCCGAAAAAAGATTCAACAGAGTATTATGTCTCAAAAATAAAAAAAATAATTGAAGGCAAAAAAGGCTATGATGTTGTTACTCTTGACATGAAAGGTTTTTCTTTTACTGATTATTTTGTAATCGCGAGCGGAGAAACAGAAAGGCAGTTAAACGCGATTGCGGATGAAATAATAATTAAACTTGATGAAGACGGAAAGACACATCATCACCGCGAGGGAAAACCTGATTCAAAATGGATTTTACTCGACTTTGGAGACATTGTTATCCATCTGTTTGAAGAAAAAGTCAGAAAATATTTTAACCTTGAAAGGCTTTGGTATGAAGCTGTAAAGGAATAG
- the yqeK gene encoding bis(5'-nucleosyl)-tetraphosphatase (symmetrical) YqeK, whose amino-acid sequence MGLSIDTILGKLRKIQDRELFTHSKATSRMAVRLAENLVKNKPSLRIDINKVEIASLLHDWAKGFSEEKLLDLTEKYNIEAGDFELKNTYLLHGFVGAAVIENELGIRDKSILSAVKYHTTGRNNMSIFDKIIFVADHIEDNRDYRMVDEIRSIAFDDFDQAVIMVIENKIFYVLKKRLLLHPKTISFWNAAVKELRR is encoded by the coding sequence ATGGGTCTCAGTATAGATACAATATTAGGTAAACTCCGGAAGATTCAGGACAGGGAATTATTCACACATTCAAAGGCCACAAGCCGGATGGCGGTCCGTCTGGCTGAAAATCTAGTCAAAAATAAACCATCCTTAAGAATTGACATAAATAAAGTTGAAATAGCTTCGCTCCTTCATGACTGGGCAAAAGGATTTTCTGAAGAAAAGCTTTTGGATTTAACTGAAAAATATAATATTGAAGCGGGTGATTTTGAATTGAAAAATACATATTTACTGCATGGTTTTGTCGGCGCGGCGGTTATAGAAAATGAGCTGGGGATAAGAGATAAAAGTATCCTGAGCGCGGTTAAATATCATACAACGGGCAGGAACAATATGAGTATTTTCGATAAAATAATTTTTGTGGCTGACCATATTGAAGATAACCGTGACTACCGTATGGTAGATGAAATAAGGAGCATCGCGTTTGATGACTTTGACCAGGCGGTTATAATGGTTATTGAAAACAAAATATTTTACGTGTTGAAGAAAAGACTGTTGCTTCATCCAAAAACAATTTCTTTTTGGAATGCGGCTGTAAAAGAACTAAGGAGGTAA
- a CDS encoding aspartate aminotransferase family protein, with translation MKSQKLKVKSQNGGILRIKDKIIKQEEKYICQTYKRFPVVFEKGEGCYLWDSEGKKYLDLVAGLAVNALGYAHPRVVKAINRQARRLIHTSNLYYTEPMVDLAKLLIKNSFRGKCFFCNSGAEANEAAIKLTRLYSKTRFSPDRYEIITFDNSFHGRTLATVTATGQKKYQEGFEPLMPGFVTIPFGNLPALKAAVKPSTCAIMTEIIQAEGGINEADVSFWQGVREIVKKEKMILIVDEIQTGMGRTGKLFAYQHYGLEPDIITLAKALANGLPIGAMIARKKIAETFKPGHHASTFGGNPLVTQAALTVLKTIYKENIIEKVISSGIYFQEKLSGLKNKYKFIAKIKGKGLLIGVELTADGQDVVQKCLERGLIINCLKNNVLRFVPPLIITKEEIDAAVKILDEVFSEIKQ, from the coding sequence ATGAAAAGTCAAAAGTTAAAAGTCAAAAGTCAAAATGGCGGTATCCTTCGGATAAAAGATAAAATAATCAAACAGGAAGAAAAATATATTTGCCAGACTTATAAAAGGTTTCCTGTTGTTTTTGAAAAAGGCGAGGGGTGTTATCTTTGGGACAGCGAAGGAAAAAAGTACCTGGACCTTGTAGCGGGATTGGCGGTAAACGCCCTGGGGTACGCGCATCCCCGGGTGGTAAAGGCGATAAACAGGCAGGCCAGGAGATTAATTCATACCTCAAATTTATATTATACCGAACCGATGGTTGATCTCGCGAAATTGTTGATTAAGAATAGTTTCAGGGGCAAATGTTTTTTTTGCAACAGCGGGGCCGAGGCAAACGAAGCGGCGATTAAATTGACACGGCTTTACAGTAAAACAAGATTTTCCCCGGACAGGTATGAAATTATTACATTTGATAATTCTTTTCACGGGAGGACACTTGCCACAGTTACGGCTACAGGGCAAAAAAAATATCAGGAGGGTTTTGAACCTTTAATGCCGGGATTTGTGACTATTCCTTTCGGTAATCTTCCGGCGCTAAAAGCGGCTGTGAAACCTTCGACATGCGCCATCATGACCGAAATAATTCAGGCGGAAGGAGGCATAAACGAGGCGGATGTTTCGTTCTGGCAGGGAGTCCGGGAGATAGTAAAAAAAGAAAAGATGATTTTGATTGTTGATGAAATACAAACAGGTATGGGGCGGACAGGAAAGTTATTCGCTTACCAGCATTATGGTTTAGAACCTGACATTATTACTTTAGCTAAAGCGCTGGCTAACGGCCTGCCCATAGGGGCCATGATTGCCAGGAAGAAAATCGCTGAAACGTTTAAACCCGGCCATCACGCTTCAACATTCGGGGGAAATCCTCTTGTTACCCAGGCGGCGTTAACGGTTTTAAAGACAATCTATAAAGAAAATATAATTGAAAAAGTAATATCCAGTGGGATTTATTTTCAGGAAAAATTATCAGGCTTAAAAAATAAATATAAATTTATCGCAAAAATAAAAGGGAAAGGTTTATTAATCGGAGTGGAATTGACTGCCGACGGCCAGGATGTAGTCCAGAAATGCCTTGAAAGAGGTTTGATTATTAATTGTTTAAAAAATAATGTCCTGAGGTTTGTTCCGCCCTTGATTATTACAAAAGAAGAAATTGATGCAGCTGTAAAAATACTAGATGAGGTGTTTTCGGAGATAAAACAATGA
- the argB gene encoding acetylglutamate kinase: protein MKELIEKANILMEALPYIKKFYGKTIVIKYGGSAMTNKELKKLVCLDIILMKYVGISPVVIHGGGKEISELMIKLGKQPEFVNGQRVTDSETVKIVEMVLSGTINKELVGIINNHGGNAVGLSGKDGNLIVAKKLKNKKPPAGDFLGEVKKINPEVINLLDEKGFIPVISSVGMGEDGFTYNINADLAAGEIAAALGAEKLILLTDTPGVLDKEGNLIPHLDQAKIKKLIKSGVIQGGMMPKIGAGLKALNAGVKKVHIIDGKIEHSILLEIMTDKGVGTEIVK from the coding sequence GTGAAAGAATTAATAGAAAAAGCAAATATTTTGATGGAGGCGCTGCCATATATCAAGAAGTTTTACGGTAAAACGATTGTGATTAAATACGGCGGGAGCGCGATGACAAACAAAGAACTGAAAAAACTTGTTTGCCTGGACATAATTTTAATGAAATATGTAGGTATAAGTCCCGTGGTAATCCATGGGGGAGGAAAAGAAATATCGGAATTGATGATTAAACTCGGCAAACAGCCTGAATTTGTCAACGGCCAGAGGGTGACGGACTCAGAGACTGTAAAAATCGTTGAAATGGTCCTTTCGGGAACGATAAATAAGGAGCTTGTCGGGATTATCAATAATCACGGCGGGAACGCTGTGGGGTTAAGCGGCAAGGACGGGAACCTTATTGTCGCGAAAAAACTTAAAAATAAAAAGCCGCCTGCCGGCGATTTTTTAGGTGAGGTAAAAAAAATAAACCCTGAAGTTATAAATCTTTTGGACGAAAAGGGTTTTATACCGGTAATTTCATCTGTAGGGATGGGGGAAGACGGTTTTACTTATAATATAAACGCTGATCTTGCGGCGGGTGAAATCGCGGCCGCCCTTGGAGCGGAGAAACTGATACTTTTGACAGATACACCGGGTGTCCTGGATAAAGAGGGGAATTTAATTCCTCACCTGGACCAGGCCAAAATAAAAAAATTAATCAAGTCCGGTGTGATACAGGGCGGAATGATGCCGAAAATCGGCGCCGGTTTAAAGGCTTTAAACGCGGGTGTTAAAAAAGTGCATATTATTGACGGAAAAATCGAGCATTCCATTTTATTGGAAATTATGACGGACAAGGGTGTGGGAACGGAGATAGTAAAATGA
- the argF gene encoding ornithine carbamoyltransferase → MKKDLINLKDLSTKEINGLFDLAFKIKKNRKKYNHDLSGKTLGLLFSKPSTRTRVSFDVAMNQLGGDTIFLRSEEVQLKRGETLADTAKVLSRYLDGLVIRTFSHGEVEILAGESSIPVINGLTDKYHPCQALADYFTLIEHGKDLKKIKFAYIGDGNNVCHSLMQGSAKLGVEMWVAVPGGFEPDKDILCEVSCEADKNGAKILLTDLPQEAAKNADCIYTDVWVSMGQEGSENKKIEKFKGFQINRNLVSLAKKDCVIMHCLPAHREVEITSEVLDSPNSIVWDQAENRLHLQKAVLLTLMGDKKI, encoded by the coding sequence ATGAAGAAAGATTTAATTAATTTAAAAGATTTAAGCACGAAAGAGATAAACGGCCTCTTTGATCTGGCTTTTAAAATTAAAAAAAACAGGAAAAAATATAATCATGATTTAAGCGGAAAAACATTGGGTTTGCTTTTTTCAAAACCTTCAACAAGAACGCGTGTTTCTTTTGATGTTGCGATGAACCAGCTGGGGGGAGACACAATTTTCCTCCGTTCTGAAGAAGTCCAGCTTAAAAGAGGAGAAACACTGGCGGACACGGCCAAAGTATTATCGCGTTATCTGGACGGCCTTGTCATCCGGACATTTTCCCACGGGGAAGTGGAAATTTTAGCGGGGGAATCCAGTATTCCTGTTATTAACGGGTTAACGGACAAATATCATCCTTGCCAGGCACTGGCGGATTATTTTACCCTGATCGAGCATGGAAAGGACCTCAAAAAAATTAAATTTGCGTATATAGGCGACGGTAATAATGTTTGTCATTCTCTGATGCAGGGCTCTGCGAAATTGGGTGTTGAGATGTGGGTGGCGGTACCCGGGGGATTTGAGCCCGACAAGGACATTTTATGCGAGGTAAGTTGTGAAGCAGATAAAAATGGGGCAAAAATACTTCTGACTGATTTGCCTCAAGAGGCCGCGAAAAATGCCGATTGTATCTATACGGATGTATGGGTGAGTATGGGCCAGGAAGGTTCAGAAAACAAAAAGATTGAGAAGTTCAAAGGGTTCCAGATAAACAGGAATTTAGTCTCGCTTGCTAAAAAAGATTGCGTGATTATGCATTGCCTTCCGGCGCACAGGGAGGTTGAGATTACAAGTGAAGTATTGGACAGTCCGAATTCAATTGTATGGGACCAGGCGGAAAACAGGCTTCATCTGCAAAAGGCAGTTCTTTTGACATTGATGGGGGATAAAAAAATATGA
- the argH gene encoding argininosuccinate lyase, with protein sequence MADILRSKRFQKEINNLTRDFLESVSFDKRLAKYDIAGSIAHVTMLAKCKVISKDDAGKIIKGLEEIGKEIAEGKFNFRKDMEDIHFNVESRLKDKIGPAAGKLHTARSRNDQVILDLRLFLRDEVKLQILQIKKLQSILLNIAEKNVDLIMPGYTHLQHAQPVSLAHHLLAYFFMFKRDRERLSENLARINILPLGSAALAGTTFPIDRSLTAKLLDFPKIAENSMDAVSDRDFAIEYLFNASLLIMHLSRLSEELILWSSQEFGFIEIDDEFTTGSSIMPQKKNPDVCELVRGKTGRVYGNLLSMLSIMKSLPMTYNRDLQEDKEAVFDSVDTLKNCLEVYTAMLPKIKFNEKKMIQAASFGFLEATEIADYLVKKGLPFRDAHKITSGIVRYCIDKKIRFLDLDFKVFQSFSSLFKDDIYEHVTLIQSVDSKKSFGGTSFENIRETIRKEKGRL encoded by the coding sequence ATGGCTGATATTTTGCGAAGTAAAAGGTTTCAAAAGGAAATAAATAATTTGACCAGGGATTTTCTTGAATCAGTATCTTTTGATAAAAGGCTTGCAAAATATGATATTGCAGGGAGTATCGCGCATGTCACGATGCTTGCAAAATGCAAAGTAATTTCAAAAGACGATGCCGGCAAAATAATCAAAGGATTGGAGGAAATCGGGAAAGAAATAGCAGAAGGAAAATTTAATTTCAGGAAAGACATGGAGGACATCCATTTTAATGTTGAATCGCGGCTGAAAGATAAAATAGGCCCGGCAGCCGGTAAACTTCACACGGCAAGGAGCAGGAATGACCAGGTCATATTGGATTTACGGCTGTTTTTACGTGATGAAGTAAAATTGCAGATTTTGCAGATTAAAAAACTGCAAAGCATTTTATTGAATATCGCTGAAAAAAATGTTGACCTGATAATGCCGGGATACACGCACCTGCAGCACGCCCAGCCCGTATCGCTTGCCCATCATTTACTGGCGTATTTTTTCATGTTCAAACGGGACAGGGAAAGACTTTCGGAAAATCTTGCAAGAATAAATATCCTGCCGCTGGGTTCCGCGGCTTTAGCGGGGACAACATTCCCGATTGACAGAAGTTTGACAGCGAAACTTCTTGATTTCCCTAAAATAGCCGAAAACAGCATGGACGCGGTTTCAGACCGGGATTTTGCCATTGAATATCTGTTTAACGCGTCTCTTTTAATAATGCACCTCAGCAGGTTAAGCGAGGAATTAATTTTGTGGTCAAGCCAGGAATTTGGGTTTATTGAGATTGATGATGAATTTACAACCGGAAGCAGTATAATGCCTCAAAAGAAAAACCCGGATGTTTGTGAACTTGTCCGGGGGAAAACCGGAAGAGTTTACGGGAATTTGCTTTCAATGCTTTCAATAATGAAATCCCTGCCGATGACCTATAACAGGGATTTGCAGGAAGATAAAGAGGCTGTTTTTGATTCAGTTGATACTTTAAAAAATTGTCTTGAAGTTTATACCGCGATGCTTCCAAAAATAAAATTTAATGAGAAAAAAATGATCCAGGCAGCGTCATTTGGATTTCTTGAAGCTACGGAAATAGCCGATTATCTAGTCAAAAAAGGCCTGCCGTTCAGGGACGCGCACAAAATAACTTCTGGAATTGTCCGTTATTGCATTGATAAAAAAATAAGGTTTTTAGACCTGGATTTTAAAGTGTTCCAATCATTCAGCAGCTTGTTTAAAGATGATATTTATGAACATGTTACCTTAATCCAATCGGTTGACAGTAAAAAGTCTTTTGGAGGGACTTCATTTGAAAATATCAGGGAAACTATCAGAAAAGAAAAAGGAAGGCTTTAA